The segment TGAACCGTCATTTCCCTTAGGGCTGAGCCCTGCTTCCCACAGGAGCAAAGGGACTAATACGACTGCTTGACAACCGTTTCCCGTACGGCGCAGCCGTACAACAAAAACAGCCGCTTCAGCGGCTTAGACGGTGCCAAAGGCACCTAATACAGCATCTCGGACTCCTTTGGCGTCCGAGCTCGCGGGCTTCGCCCAATATAAACAGACTATCCATGAGCATTAATAGCAAGCTTTATGCTCTTGGATAGTCTGTTTATGCTGTTTCTCAGCTTAATACGAAAAATAGCCCTTTATATAAAGGGCTATGGGGAAATAGCTCCACAGACAACTGTTATAACTAACGATGAAGGGCTAACTTCACTTGTCTATGAATTATTAATATTTTAACACATAAAGTGAGCAATTGTCTATACAGTATGGGACATTAATTTAAACATTTAAGATGAAATATATTTCTATCAGAATATATAGTATGTTATATTGCCTTTAAATTGCTTATTATGACATACTAGTTTGTCTCCATAGAAAAAACGCATTTGATCGTCAACCTTAGCCTACGATTAAATGCGCATATAGTTAAATTTTTGTAACCCAATCAAATTTGTCTTCATCTTTCCCATACTGTATAGATGTTATAGCATCATAGAGCTTTTGTGACAGCGCTCCAATCCTGCTTTCATTTATGACCATGTCTTCTCCGTTCCATCCCAAAGTGCCTATCGGCGAGATGACTGCCGCTGTTCCCGTAGCAAAAGCCTCTTCTAGTTTGCCCTCTTCGTAAAGATCTTTGAGTTCCTGAATGGTCATCCTCTGCTCTATCACTTCATAGCCCCAGTCTTTCATCAGTCTAATGGCGGAATCTCTTGTTATGCCGGATAGTATGCTTCCTTCCAAAGGAGCTGTATATACTTTTCCTTCTATTTTGAAAAAAGCGTTGCTGGTTCCAACTTCTTCGATATACTTTCTCTCCTTGCCGTCAAGCCACAATACTTGAGAATATCCTTTTTCGTTAGCCTCTACTTGAGCTTTAAGGCTCGCTGCATAATTTCCTCCGGTTTTTGCAAATCCTATTCCTCCCGGCACCGCTCTTACGTATTTGTCTTCCACATAAATCTTGGTGGGGTTGAGCCCTTCTTTATAATAGGCCCCCACAGGGGAAAGTATGACCATGAACTTATATGTACCGGCTGGCCTTACCCCAAGATAAGGATCCGTTGCGATTACAAATGGCCTAACGTAGAGAGATGTTCCTGGCGCAGATGGTATCCAATCTTTGTCGACTTCTATTAGCGTCTTGATTGCTTCGAACATCATCTTCTCATCTATTTGAGGTATGCACACTCTATCGTTTGATATATTGAGTCTTTTAAGATTATCCCTTACCCTAAACAGTTGGATGCTTCCATCTACAGCTTTATATGCCTTGAGTCCTTCAAAAGTTTCCTGGGCATAATGGAAAACCATTGCAGATGGATCAAGCTCCAACGGTCCGTAAGGTGCCACTCTGGGATCATGCCATCCAATGCCCTTTGTATAATCCATGATAAACATGTGGTCTGTAAAGTAATTTCCAAACCCCAAGTTATTTTGATCAGGCTTAACCTTGGGGTTTGAATTTTTGACTATTTTTATATCCATATAACATCCCGCCTTTTGATTTATTCTTTCCATTATATACTATGAGATTTTCTGTTTCAAGGAAATATCTTTTGCTTTATCTTGTAATTTTCGATTATTGCATCCGCAGTCTTTATTCCATCAACCGCGGCGCTTATTATCCCACCGGCATATCCGGCACCTTCGCCTGTAGGATATAGATTTGAAATATTTATCGACTCTCTGCTTTGGTTGTTCCTGGTGACTCTCACCGGAGCTGAAGTCCTGGTCTCCACCCCTGTAAGCACGCTGTCCCAACGGGAGAACCCTTCTATCTTTTTATTAAAATCCGTCAAAGCATTCCTTATAGGGTCAGTTACGTATCCGGGCAGACATTCCTCTAAATCTGAAAAAGTAGTCCCTGGACGATACGTGGGCTCCACCTCTCCTAATGAAACACTTTTTTTCCTTTGCAGGAAATCGCCTACAGTCTGTATCGGAGCCTTGTAACAACCGCCCCCGACGACATAAGCCCTCTTTTCCCAATGCGCGGCAAATTCCAATGCTTTCTCAGGGGTGTTTCCATAATCATCAGGATTTATCGTCACTACTATGGCGCTGTTGGAGTTTTTCCCCTTTCGCTCGTGATAGCTCATCCCATTTACAACGATGCTTTCAACCTCGCTGGAAGCTCCTACGACTTCTCCTCCGGGGCACATGCAAAAGGAATACACGCCCCTACCGGAAATGTCTCTATAGGCCAGCTGGTAGGAAGCGGCTCCAAGGATAGGATTATTCCGGTACTTGCCGTACTGGGTTTTATCTATCATTTCCCGCAAATGCTCGATTCTAAGACCTATTGCGAAGCCTTTAGGTTCTACGAACATACCTTTATCTATAAACATCTTGTAAATATCCCCAGCACTGTGTCCTGTAGCAGCTATTATATCATTGCTTTGATACTTTTCCTCCTCGTTCACTTCCACTCCAATTGCCTTGCCATCCACTACGATAATATCTGTAACTTTGGAATTGAACATGATTTTTCCACCCAGTGACTCTATATGCTTCCTTATTCCAACGATTACTTTTCTCAGCTTGTCAGTACCTATATGGGGCTTATTTAAATACAATATCTCCTCAGGCGCTCCGAATTTAACGAAGCATCTTAATATTTCATCATTTATGGGGCTGTTTGTCCTAGTGGTTAACTTGCCATCGGAAAAGGTACCGGCTCCCCCTTCTCCAAATTGGACGTTGCTTTCTCCGTTAAGCAGTCCCTTTTCCCAAAACTCCTTTACATCTCCCACCCGATCCTCAAGTCTTTCTCCTCGTTCAAATACTCTTGGCTCTAATCCTGCTTGCGCAAGCTTCAATGCCGCAAAAATCCCGGCAGGTCCAAAGCCGATCACTATAGGAGGATTTTCCGGCTTTTTCATGGTATTGCAAGACCCGTTGTTTGCAATTTCTACAGCCCACTTTTCCAAAGTGTGTTTTGCCCTTTTGTCGATCTCTATCCTATTTGTCGCCTCAATGATAAAAGAATATACTATGTATATTCCCTCCTTGTCTTTTTTTCTGGCATCTATAGATTTGGATTTAATTTTCCACCCCTTGATCTGCTTCGGCTTTATCCTCAAGAGACTGGGCAAAAAATCTCCGAGATCTTTGGGATGTTCCTCAAGATTTATTTTTACGTTTTTAACGATGTAATTATAGGTCATTTTCATTCCTCTTCTACTATTAAATCGATGGAGCCTGGCTGTATGCTGACAAGAGCTACTTTCTCGATCGGCTCCATCTTAAGGTCTACTGTCCATTGACCCGGCTGATATCCCCTTAAATCTGCAAATATTCTCAAATTCCGACCCGCTAAATTTTCAAGAACGCTCTGGGCACCGGATACCACTACTGCTACCATCTCATCAAGATACTCATCCTTGACTACCAGTCCTTCTCCTAGATTATCTATATCTATTGACCCTACTTCAAATTCAGCTTCTACTATTCTTTCAACCACTATGTTCACAGTCACCTCAGATATGTCCGTTGAAGGCTCCACGCCTTGAGGAAAAATCAGTTCTGCTCTGATTTGTGCATCTGTATCCAGTCCGTCTATCTTTATGGGCTCTGTTTTAATTTCTGTAATTTCCAAATCCGAGTCGGAGCCAATCTCAATGTTCGCCGGGTCAACAGTTATTTCTTTGATTGAAAACCCTTCTGCAGGCTCACCTGTAGTCTGGACCACAATGTTCGCAGTTGAGTTTTTCCCTATTTTAATCAAAACACTGGCTTCTCTGGGACTTATATTGACCCCGGAAATTTCATTTCCGTCTGCATCAAATGCTTTAAGCTCTACTCGCTTTGTGGCTTCATCTGTCTCTCCTGTTATGTCAAGAGCTGCACCTACGGACCTTATCCTTCCCAGGAGCTCTTCTCCTCCTTCCACCAATGCATTTTGGGGATTTATAGAGTAATCCAAAAGGCTTATTCCTTCCGGCAGGCTGCCTACGAATTCGATGTCGATCTGCCTTGTCTGACTGGAGAGCCTGTCCACTTCAATTTCTACCTGAGCAGGACTGACGCTTATAAGATCTATATCCTCCGGGATTCCAACAATTTCAACTGCGAGAGAATAGCTGCCTTTATCTTCAATGTCCACAAAATCTACGCTAGCCCTGATATTCCTCCAAGGAAGGTTGTACAAGGCACTGGTTCTGCCATTAACAGTTATGTCAACAGAAAATTCAGTCTCGCTAATCAATAGCAAATCTCTTTCATTAAGTAGATTTTCGTTCTTTATTTCCACCGGAATGTTGTTGTATCTTTGGTTAAGCCTAGGGTCCTGATCTCCTATTACGTATATCCAAAGCACTATGGCTATTATAAGGGAGATAACTATTTTTACATTTGCCCTGCTACTCGTCTTGTTTTGTTTTTTCATCGTTTTGCGTCCCCCAGAATTTAATCTTGATGGTCTTTTCTTCCTTCGATATGAACTCTTCAATTAAAAATTCTTTAAGAGATTTTGCATCCAGATATCTGTAGAGCTTTCCTGTATTGGCATATGAAATGACACCGGATTCCTCTGAAACTATGAGAATGATCGCATCAGAATTTTCCGACATTCCCATTGCAGCCCTGTGCCTAGTCCCCAATGTTTTGCTTACGTTCTTGTTTTCCGTCAAGGGCAGGAGGCAAGACGCCGCCTTCAGCTTGTTTTCTGCGATTCTTATGACCACTGCCCCATCGTGAAGAGGTGTGTTCGGCGTAAATATATTCATTAGAATCTCACTGCTTATGGCCGCATCCAGCTTTGTTCCTGTAGATATTATATCTTCCAGGCCGGTATCTTTTTCAAGAACTATCAAAGCTCCCGTCTTCTCATCAGACATCATCTTTAAAGCTTCCACTATCTCGTCGATGGTCTTTTTCGTCTCAGTTACATTTTCCATCCACTTCGTCTTAAAGAAGCTTGTCCTTCCTATGTGTTCCAGCGCCCTTCTGAGTTCAGGCTGAAAAACAATTATAAGTGCTATAAAACCTACAGTCATCAAGTTTCTGAGCAAGAAATTTACCGTATGCAAACCAAACCACTCGCTCAATTGAGTAGAAAGAAGCAATATCACGACGCCCTTAGCTACTTGTTCTGCCTGAGTGTCGCTTATCCAGCCTATTATCTTATAGACTACAAATGCAACTATTAAAATGTCGATGACGTTAGCCGGCTTTATCAATACCGACAGATCCATCAGAAAATCCTGTATCTGGGTCAATTTGCTCCACATCCTTACTTGCTAATATATCTCGCATATTATACATCATGAAACTTGTCTAAAGTTTAATAAAAATATTTTGTTATGATTTTTTTACCTTTTGTTTACTTTTTAATCTATAACCGCGACTTGATGAGCCCACTTGATAGCCTCCACCCACATAACCATCTGCTATTTTATTGCCCCTTGACTCTAATATCGCCTGTTGACCTATTAAAGCTTCCCAGTGGCCTATGGCTATTTTATACCCTTTCTCTTTCAGCGAAACACAGATGTCCAACATTTGTTGATCTATCCCTACATTTTCGAGAATCTCAATTACCAGCACCTCGCTATTGAAAAAAATACGCTTCCGTTTTTCTCTGTAATTTGACTGAATTCAATGCGAAACAAACTATTGGCCCGCACTCTGGCAGTAGCCTGTCATCGTCTATGCTTGAATAAGTTTAAAATAGGTTTTCTCTCTACATGGATTTCCATATTACTCCTCCGCATCAGATGATCTTTCAGGAATTTTCCCCCTACTGATACTATAGCATATTTTCACTAATCTTTTACAGTTTCTTTACAGGTATATTCGATTCTTTTACATATATTTTATCAGCATAAGTTCACATTTATAAATACCAAAACCTCATGAT is part of the Alkalibacter saccharofermentans DSM 14828 genome and harbors:
- a CDS encoding NAD(P)/FAD-dependent oxidoreductase, which gives rise to MTYNYIVKNVKINLEEHPKDLGDFLPSLLRIKPKQIKGWKIKSKSIDARKKDKEGIYIVYSFIIEATNRIEIDKRAKHTLEKWAVEIANNGSCNTMKKPENPPIVIGFGPAGIFAALKLAQAGLEPRVFERGERLEDRVGDVKEFWEKGLLNGESNVQFGEGGAGTFSDGKLTTRTNSPINDEILRCFVKFGAPEEILYLNKPHIGTDKLRKVIVGIRKHIESLGGKIMFNSKVTDIIVVDGKAIGVEVNEEEKYQSNDIIAATGHSAGDIYKMFIDKGMFVEPKGFAIGLRIEHLREMIDKTQYGKYRNNPILGAASYQLAYRDISGRGVYSFCMCPGGEVVGASSEVESIVVNGMSYHERKGKNSNSAIVVTINPDDYGNTPEKALEFAAHWEKRAYVVGGGCYKAPIQTVGDFLQRKKSVSLGEVEPTYRPGTTFSDLEECLPGYVTDPIRNALTDFNKKIEGFSRWDSVLTGVETRTSAPVRVTRNNQSRESINISNLYPTGEGAGYAGGIISAAVDGIKTADAIIENYKIKQKIFP
- the cdaA gene encoding diadenylate cyclase CdaA, translating into MTQIQDFLMDLSVLIKPANVIDILIVAFVVYKIIGWISDTQAEQVAKGVVILLLSTQLSEWFGLHTVNFLLRNLMTVGFIALIIVFQPELRRALEHIGRTSFFKTKWMENVTETKKTIDEIVEALKMMSDEKTGALIVLEKDTGLEDIISTGTKLDAAISSEILMNIFTPNTPLHDGAVVIRIAENKLKAASCLLPLTENKNVSKTLGTRHRAAMGMSENSDAIILIVSEESGVISYANTGKLYRYLDAKSLKEFLIEEFISKEEKTIKIKFWGTQNDEKTKQDE
- a CDS encoding CdaR family protein: MKKQNKTSSRANVKIVISLIIAIVLWIYVIGDQDPRLNQRYNNIPVEIKNENLLNERDLLLISETEFSVDITVNGRTSALYNLPWRNIRASVDFVDIEDKGSYSLAVEIVGIPEDIDLISVSPAQVEIEVDRLSSQTRQIDIEFVGSLPEGISLLDYSINPQNALVEGGEELLGRIRSVGAALDITGETDEATKRVELKAFDADGNEISGVNISPREASVLIKIGKNSTANIVVQTTGEPAEGFSIKEITVDPANIEIGSDSDLEITEIKTEPIKIDGLDTDAQIRAELIFPQGVEPSTDISEVTVNIVVERIVEAEFEVGSIDIDNLGEGLVVKDEYLDEMVAVVVSGAQSVLENLAGRNLRIFADLRGYQPGQWTVDLKMEPIEKVALVSIQPGSIDLIVEEE
- a CDS encoding branched-chain amino acid aminotransferase is translated as MDIKIVKNSNPKVKPDQNNLGFGNYFTDHMFIMDYTKGIGWHDPRVAPYGPLELDPSAMVFHYAQETFEGLKAYKAVDGSIQLFRVRDNLKRLNISNDRVCIPQIDEKMMFEAIKTLIEVDKDWIPSAPGTSLYVRPFVIATDPYLGVRPAGTYKFMVILSPVGAYYKEGLNPTKIYVEDKYVRAVPGGIGFAKTGGNYAASLKAQVEANEKGYSQVLWLDGKERKYIEEVGTSNAFFKIEGKVYTAPLEGSILSGITRDSAIRLMKDWGYEVIEQRMTIQELKDLYEEGKLEEAFATGTAAVISPIGTLGWNGEDMVINESRIGALSQKLYDAITSIQYGKDEDKFDWVTKI